One window of Mesorhizobium sp. WSM4904 genomic DNA carries:
- a CDS encoding riboflavin synthase gives MFTGIVTDVGTVATVKPLSEGVGLRIDTAYDPETIAIGASISCGGVCLTVTALPEHGSNARWFEVEAWEEALRLTTASSWKSGTRINLERALKIGDELGGHIVSGHVDGTAEIVERKEEGDAVRFTLEAPRHLAKFIAPKGSVALDGTSLTVNKVEGTRFDVLLIQHSLSVTTWGERQAGDRVNLEIDTMARYAARLAEAAKEGL, from the coding sequence ATGTTTACCGGGATCGTTACCGATGTAGGCACCGTCGCGACGGTAAAGCCTCTGAGCGAAGGCGTCGGCCTGCGCATTGACACGGCCTACGACCCCGAAACCATTGCGATCGGCGCCTCGATTTCCTGCGGCGGCGTCTGCCTGACGGTCACCGCGTTGCCCGAGCATGGCTCGAACGCCCGCTGGTTCGAGGTCGAGGCTTGGGAGGAAGCGCTGCGGCTGACCACGGCGTCGAGCTGGAAATCGGGCACCAGGATCAATCTCGAACGGGCGCTGAAGATCGGCGACGAACTCGGCGGTCATATCGTCTCCGGCCATGTCGACGGCACCGCCGAGATCGTCGAGCGCAAGGAGGAGGGCGATGCCGTGCGCTTCACGCTGGAAGCGCCGCGGCATCTGGCAAAATTCATCGCGCCGAAGGGCTCGGTCGCGCTCGACGGCACCTCGCTCACCGTCAACAAGGTCGAAGGGACCCGCTTCGACGTGCTTCTGATCCAGCATTCGCTGAGCGTCACCACCTGGGGCGAGCGTCAGGCCGGCGACCGCGTCAACCTCGAGATCGATACGATGGCCCGCTACGCGGCGCGCCTGGCGGAGGCAGCTAAGGAGGGGCTGTGA
- the ribD gene encoding bifunctional diaminohydroxyphosphoribosylaminopyrimidine deaminase/5-amino-6-(5-phosphoribosylamino)uracil reductase RibD produces the protein MAESRLSEAEQAALDRRFMAAAIRLSRRNAGRTSTNPSVGTIIVRDDGAGPMIVGTGVTAIGGRPHAETEALAEAGELARGATAYVTLEPCAHHGRTPPCANALVNAGIARVVGAASDPDPRVSGKGYAILRAARVEVLEKVLATEAAEQMAGYLIRSLKKRPEVILKLALSSDGKIGRRGAGQVAITGEIARREVYLMRAEADAILVGIGTALEDDPALTVRLPGLENRSPARIILDRQIRLPEASKLVSGVDRVPLYVAACPEADPHRRAALERVGVHFIGTETYESEVALPELLEDLAALGMASVLVEGGAKVARAFLEEKLVDRIVLFQGPEAIGEDGIASPIDADHIPAGFRELRQMRFGEDSYAEWIRNL, from the coding sequence ATGGCGGAATCTCGATTGAGCGAGGCCGAACAGGCGGCCCTTGATCGCCGTTTCATGGCCGCGGCCATCCGGCTGTCGCGCCGCAACGCCGGCCGCACGTCGACCAATCCTTCCGTCGGCACGATCATCGTGCGCGACGACGGCGCCGGTCCGATGATCGTCGGCACCGGCGTCACCGCCATCGGCGGCCGGCCGCATGCCGAGACCGAGGCTTTGGCCGAGGCCGGTGAGCTTGCGCGAGGTGCTACGGCTTATGTCACCTTGGAGCCTTGCGCCCATCATGGTCGCACGCCGCCTTGCGCCAATGCGCTGGTCAATGCAGGCATTGCGCGCGTCGTCGGCGCGGCAAGCGATCCCGATCCGCGCGTCTCCGGCAAGGGCTACGCTATCCTGCGCGCCGCCCGCGTCGAGGTGTTGGAGAAGGTGCTGGCCACCGAAGCCGCGGAGCAGATGGCCGGCTATTTGATTCGATCGTTGAAAAAACGCCCGGAAGTTATCCTGAAGCTTGCGCTTTCCAGCGACGGCAAGATCGGCAGGAGAGGGGCCGGCCAGGTCGCGATTACTGGCGAGATCGCCAGGCGCGAAGTCTATCTGATGCGCGCCGAGGCCGACGCCATCCTGGTCGGCATCGGCACTGCGCTCGAGGACGACCCGGCGCTGACCGTGCGGCTGCCGGGCCTGGAGAACCGCTCGCCGGCGCGCATCATCCTCGATCGCCAGATCCGGTTGCCGGAGGCGTCCAAGCTTGTTTCCGGCGTTGACCGTGTTCCGCTCTATGTCGCCGCGTGCCCCGAGGCCGATCCGCATCGGCGGGCCGCGCTCGAGCGTGTAGGCGTGCACTTCATCGGCACGGAAACGTATGAGAGCGAAGTGGCCCTGCCGGAACTGCTGGAGGATCTGGCGGCGCTCGGCATGGCAAGCGTGCTGGTCGAGGGCGGCGCCAAGGTGGCTAGAGCCTTCCTGGAGGAAAAGCTGGTCGACCGCATCGTCCTGTTCCAAGGACCGGAAGCGATCGGCGAGGACGGCATTGCATCGCCCATCGACGCCGACCATATCCCGGCAGGGTTCCGCGAGTTGCGTCAGATGCGCTTCGGCGAGGACAGCTACGCCGAATGGATAAGGAATTTGTGA
- the nrdR gene encoding transcriptional regulator NrdR, whose product MRCPYCQSEDTQVKDSRPAEDGAAIRRRRVCPDCGGRFTTFERVQLRDLVVIKKSGRKVPFDRDKLLRSVEIAVRKRNVDPERIDRAVTGIVRQLESSGETEVASGEVGRLVMEALKSLDDVAYVRFASVYRNFREAKDFHELLGELKGDEEKTEEDAG is encoded by the coding sequence ATGCGCTGCCCCTATTGTCAGTCCGAAGATACGCAGGTGAAGGATTCGCGTCCCGCCGAGGACGGCGCGGCGATCCGCAGGCGCCGCGTCTGCCCGGATTGCGGCGGCCGCTTCACCACCTTCGAGCGTGTGCAACTGCGCGACCTCGTCGTCATCAAGAAGTCCGGCCGCAAGGTGCCGTTCGACCGCGACAAGCTTTTGCGCTCGGTCGAGATCGCGGTGCGCAAGCGCAATGTCGATCCCGAGCGCATCGACCGCGCGGTGACCGGCATCGTGCGGCAGCTCGAAAGCTCGGGCGAGACGGAAGTGGCCTCCGGCGAGGTCGGTCGCCTGGTCATGGAAGCGCTGAAATCGCTCGACGACGTCGCCTATGTCCGCTTCGCCTCGGTCTACCGCAATTTCCGTGAGGCCAAGGATTTTCACGAGCTGCTGGGCGAGCTGAAGGGCGACGAGGAAAAGACCGAAGAGGACGCCGGCTGA